From Calditrichota bacterium, the proteins below share one genomic window:
- a CDS encoding M1 family metallopeptidase, translating into MSVSFHRIGVPFVTVLALMAILPAKAQAVSVRWPQEAVQVEVRFDTAAHRVEGVARLTLPPKGPKSAGFLLNKDFTVTEATFAGEPLTLERLDDYDTTEVTEHYGTYGRWNPGRAAFYYGKLGKKQAKAKAPVILEVKFHGSLYRPPDNRQFSREKIAFEVDGTIGSEGIYLSAGALWYPRLPDAPCPTTITARLPKGWKCVTDGSVTSNKEEAAWVEITHESRTPSDGVNFSAAPWQLYGDEIDGVALEAYFLPAQAELARGYLDACKRYMQMYVRLIGPYPFPKFAVVDNFLPSGYGMPGWTLLGSEVIRLPFIKDVSLGHEVLHNWLGNSLLVDYRGGNWCEGLTTYLADYRYKADSDSLAAVEYRMNILRDYAGYVSAGSDYPLVEFTERENPRDRAIGYGKTAMVFHMLKGTLDREEPGNFEAMLRDAYKKNVWKPIAWKTWREQSERQSGQRLDWFFEQWIEWQGAPEISIGEARLEEEEGSWRLVMEVVTRGEGKRPYMYFLPVRGISDEGRVDYTVFIQESPQKIVVGGPGSAEAVVLDPGFDLFRKVYPGETPLTFASFFGDKEGLLVVPSQGKNAESYRKAAEGLKSEGQKVLTDAEYRAIQEARQAPQSLWIFGSPAENFLCRDYPDDDTRLEFLPGREPRWKEDKPVPEGFNFRGEMFRGGAMTATLIGWHPSATGKKCIVRTVTLPYGDPVAGTRKLPHYGKYSYLLFEGDTNVQKGVWAAAGESPMVWRR; encoded by the coding sequence GTGTCCGTTTCGTTTCATCGTATTGGCGTTCCCTTTGTGACGGTGCTTGCGCTTATGGCCATCCTGCCCGCAAAGGCTCAGGCGGTCTCGGTTCGGTGGCCGCAGGAGGCTGTTCAAGTCGAGGTCCGCTTCGACACTGCCGCGCACCGGGTCGAAGGCGTCGCCCGTTTGACGCTTCCGCCCAAAGGTCCCAAGTCAGCCGGATTCCTTCTTAACAAGGACTTCACCGTCACCGAAGCGACCTTCGCCGGTGAACCGCTCACCCTCGAGCGACTTGACGACTACGACACAACCGAGGTGACGGAACACTACGGCACCTACGGACGCTGGAATCCCGGCCGGGCCGCGTTCTATTACGGCAAACTCGGGAAGAAGCAGGCCAAGGCGAAGGCTCCGGTGATCCTCGAGGTGAAGTTCCACGGCAGCCTCTACCGCCCGCCCGACAACCGGCAGTTCTCGCGCGAAAAGATTGCCTTCGAAGTCGATGGCACCATCGGCAGCGAGGGCATATATCTCTCGGCTGGCGCCTTGTGGTATCCCCGGCTGCCCGATGCGCCCTGCCCGACGACCATCACCGCGCGTCTCCCCAAAGGCTGGAAATGCGTGACCGACGGATCGGTTACCTCGAACAAGGAGGAAGCCGCCTGGGTTGAAATCACCCACGAGAGCCGGACGCCCTCGGACGGCGTCAACTTTTCGGCGGCGCCCTGGCAACTCTACGGCGACGAAATCGACGGGGTTGCGCTCGAAGCCTACTTCCTGCCGGCTCAGGCCGAACTCGCACGCGGCTACCTCGACGCCTGCAAGCGCTATATGCAGATGTATGTGCGGCTGATCGGACCCTATCCCTTCCCGAAATTCGCCGTCGTTGACAACTTCCTGCCCTCGGGTTATGGCATGCCAGGCTGGACGCTGCTCGGATCGGAGGTGATTCGCCTCCCCTTCATCAAGGATGTCTCGCTCGGCCACGAAGTGCTCCACAACTGGCTCGGCAATTCACTCCTTGTCGATTATCGCGGCGGGAACTGGTGCGAAGGCCTCACCACCTACCTTGCCGACTACCGCTACAAGGCTGACTCCGACAGCCTAGCCGCGGTCGAGTACCGAATGAACATCCTGCGCGATTACGCCGGCTACGTCTCCGCCGGATCGGATTACCCTCTCGTCGAATTCACCGAACGCGAGAACCCGCGCGACCGCGCCATCGGCTATGGCAAGACGGCAATGGTCTTCCACATGCTGAAGGGCACCCTCGACCGTGAAGAGCCGGGTAACTTCGAGGCCATGTTGCGCGATGCCTATAAGAAGAATGTTTGGAAGCCGATTGCCTGGAAGACCTGGCGAGAGCAGTCCGAGCGTCAAAGCGGTCAGCGGCTCGACTGGTTCTTTGAGCAGTGGATCGAATGGCAGGGCGCACCGGAGATTTCGATCGGTGAGGCGCGCCTCGAAGAAGAGGAAGGCTCGTGGCGGCTGGTGATGGAAGTCGTTACCAGGGGCGAAGGAAAGCGCCCTTATATGTATTTCCTGCCGGTGCGGGGGATCTCCGACGAAGGCCGGGTGGACTACACGGTCTTCATTCAGGAGTCACCGCAGAAGATCGTGGTCGGCGGGCCGGGCAGTGCTGAAGCCGTGGTGCTTGATCCCGGCTTCGACCTCTTCCGCAAAGTCTATCCGGGCGAGACGCCGCTCACCTTCGCATCGTTCTTCGGCGACAAGGAGGGCCTCCTCGTCGTTCCCTCGCAAGGTAAAAATGCAGAGAGTTATCGCAAAGCCGCCGAGGGATTGAAAAGCGAAGGCCAGAAGGTGTTGACCGACGCTGAATACCGTGCAATTCAGGAGGCTCGGCAAGCCCCTCAATCACTCTGGATCTTCGGCTCACCGGCCGAGAATTTCCTCTGCCGGGACTACCCCGACGACGACACGAGGCTCGAGTTTCTGCCCGGCCGCGAACCGCGTTGGAAGGAAGATAAACCGGTGCCCGAGGGATTCAATTTCCGCGGCGAGATGTTCCGCGGCGGAGCAATGACCGCAACCCTTATCGGCTGGCATCCCTCCGCGACCGGTAAGAAGTGCATCGTCCGAACGGTAACCCTGCCCTACGGCGATCCGGTAGCCGGAACGCGCAAACTGCCGCATTACGGAAAGTATAGTTACCTGCTCTTCGAGGGCGATACGAACGTGCAGAAGGGCGTCTGGGCGGCGGCGGGCGAGAGTCCGATGGTCTGGAGGAGGTGA
- a CDS encoding PDZ domain-containing protein, with product MVLKRLTIWGLASLLAVGLLTAQEPRSTAVDQEARYRGTGSQIRLFGDIYREISKNYVEEIDSDKFIKAGIRGMLGTLDPYTVFYEPDQTEDLEVITHGQYGGVGIEIGLRGPKRELTVISPIEETPAARKGLRAGDVIIAVDGKSTAGFTTSDASRLIRGPQGTDVTLTVRRPGYDRPLDYVLTRELIRVRDVSYAGMLDNDIAYLKLVHFSNRAGKELDSALTMLMAKRPKGLVLDLRSNPGGLLPAAIDVAKEFLKPGDPIVSTKGRVPRSDRTFEAKGEPKAAEIPLVVLINGGSASASEIVAGAIQDLDRGVLVGTTTFGKGLVQSVINLNEGAALKITTARYYTPSGRLIQRDRTVSDSLVAFGSDDEDAGESVELPDQTASADGDSAHPKFATRAGRSVFGGGGITPDVKVEFPPVDPAGVEMFRRDLFFTFVSDWITRFGKPQRVEVDAGLLKSFDRFLDSAKFTPPLRGESDLKALRDIGRTDSLDKRYFTLLDSLEAHLQRDSRATTPALREFIRQNLEREIANATQGRDGRIKASLDDDPQISEAVRILKSPDEYAALLGSTVALGRNRTRQ from the coding sequence ATAGTGTTGAAACGACTTACGATTTGGGGGCTGGCATCGCTCCTCGCGGTGGGACTGCTCACCGCCCAGGAGCCTCGCAGCACAGCCGTAGATCAAGAGGCGCGTTACCGGGGCACAGGCTCCCAGATCCGACTCTTCGGCGACATCTACCGCGAAATCAGCAAGAACTATGTCGAGGAGATCGACAGCGACAAGTTCATCAAGGCCGGCATTCGCGGGATGCTCGGAACGCTCGATCCCTATACGGTCTTTTACGAGCCGGACCAGACCGAAGACCTCGAGGTGATCACCCATGGCCAATACGGCGGGGTTGGGATCGAGATCGGTCTGCGGGGGCCAAAGCGGGAACTGACGGTGATTTCGCCCATCGAGGAAACCCCCGCGGCTCGCAAGGGACTTCGCGCCGGCGATGTTATCATCGCCGTCGATGGTAAGTCCACCGCCGGGTTCACCACCTCGGACGCCTCCCGTCTCATTCGGGGACCGCAGGGCACCGACGTTACCCTCACCGTGCGTCGTCCGGGCTACGACCGGCCGCTGGACTACGTTCTTACCCGTGAACTGATTCGGGTGCGCGATGTCTCCTATGCCGGGATGCTCGACAACGACATCGCCTACCTGAAACTGGTGCACTTCTCTAACCGCGCCGGTAAGGAACTCGACAGCGCCCTGACGATGCTGATGGCGAAACGACCCAAGGGGCTGGTACTCGATCTTAGGTCGAACCCGGGCGGCCTGCTCCCGGCCGCAATCGATGTCGCCAAGGAGTTTTTGAAGCCCGGCGATCCGATCGTTTCCACCAAGGGCCGGGTGCCGCGCTCGGACCGGACATTCGAAGCCAAAGGCGAACCCAAGGCTGCCGAAATCCCTCTGGTGGTGTTGATCAACGGAGGCAGCGCTTCGGCTTCCGAGATAGTCGCCGGAGCCATTCAAGACCTCGACCGCGGAGTGCTGGTGGGAACGACAACCTTCGGCAAGGGCCTTGTGCAATCGGTCATCAATCTGAACGAAGGCGCAGCTTTGAAGATCACGACTGCGCGTTACTATACTCCCTCGGGCCGTCTCATCCAGCGCGATCGAACGGTATCCGACAGTTTAGTCGCGTTCGGCAGCGATGACGAGGACGCCGGCGAGTCCGTCGAACTACCGGACCAGACGGCAAGTGCCGACGGCGATTCGGCGCATCCCAAGTTCGCCACCCGCGCCGGTCGCAGCGTCTTCGGCGGCGGCGGTATCACTCCAGATGTAAAGGTCGAATTCCCGCCCGTCGATCCGGCCGGAGTGGAAATGTTCCGTCGCGACCTCTTCTTCACCTTCGTCAGCGACTGGATCACCAGGTTTGGCAAGCCGCAGCGCGTCGAAGTCGATGCGGGATTGCTGAAGTCTTTCGACCGGTTCCTCGACAGCGCCAAATTCACACCACCGCTGCGAGGCGAATCGGATCTTAAAGCCCTTCGCGACATTGGCCGGACCGATTCACTCGACAAACGCTATTTCACGCTCCTCGATTCCCTCGAAGCGCACCTCCAACGTGACAGCCGCGCGACGACTCCGGCCCTGCGGGAGTTCATCCGGCAAAATCTCGAGCGGGAGATCGCGAATGCAACCCAGGGCCGGGACGGGCGCATCAAAGCCTCCCTCGACGACGATCCCCAAATCTCTGAGGCGGTTCGGATCCTTAAGAGTCCCGACGAATATGCTGCTCTGCTCGGTTCGACCGTTGCGCTGGGCCGGAACAGGACCAGGCAATAG
- a CDS encoding DUF2335 domain-containing protein gives MNPNRAERRRSEIDARRRPDPLSIVKGSETKVNLHYGPLPPPDILKGYDDVLPGLAETITTQFIRESEHRRSEEKLDSEAMRLELKAARSAFTRAQWFVLTLGVLTLTIAGILAYKGAYGWASGFGLPSLVAVATALLTSVRKGKGS, from the coding sequence TTGAATCCAAATCGCGCTGAGCGACGAAGAAGCGAGATAGATGCAAGACGGCGGCCCGATCCGTTGTCGATTGTCAAAGGTAGTGAGACTAAGGTCAATCTTCATTACGGCCCACTACCCCCACCAGATATATTGAAGGGCTATGATGATGTATTGCCAGGTCTTGCCGAGACCATAACGACTCAGTTCATACGTGAAAGTGAACACCGCAGAAGCGAAGAGAAGTTGGACAGCGAAGCCATGCGATTGGAACTTAAGGCTGCGAGATCGGCATTCACCCGAGCGCAGTGGTTTGTGCTGACTCTTGGCGTTCTTACTTTAACCATTGCCGGTATTTTGGCCTATAAGGGTGCGTATGGTTGGGCTAGCGGCTTCGGGTTGCCTTCACTCGTGGCCGTTGCCACAGCTTTGCTCACCAGTGTACGCAAAGGAAAAGGCTCTTAG
- a CDS encoding FKBP-type peptidyl-prolyl cis-trans isomerase — protein sequence MRRTIIIACGLVFAGCQGNAQEKVKLDTQADKVSYSIGIDIGRSFKMQGIEINTAAFLQGLKDGIEGSGQMLSDEQMSQTMQQFQSDMMNKVADADKPAADQNQKEGEMFLAENGKRPGVVTTASGLQYEVITEGTGDRPTAESYVTVHYRGTLIDGKEFDSSYKRGEPTSFPLSGVIAGWTEGLQLMKVGSKYKFFIPPNLAYGPRGAGSDIGPNATLIFEVELIGLQK from the coding sequence ATGCGCCGCACCATCATCATCGCCTGCGGACTCGTCTTTGCCGGCTGCCAGGGCAACGCCCAGGAGAAGGTCAAACTCGACACCCAGGCCGACAAGGTCAGTTACTCGATCGGCATCGACATTGGCCGGTCCTTTAAGATGCAAGGTATCGAGATCAACACCGCCGCCTTCCTGCAAGGCCTTAAGGACGGCATCGAAGGCTCTGGGCAGATGCTCAGCGACGAGCAGATGTCGCAGACGATGCAGCAGTTCCAGTCCGATATGATGAACAAGGTCGCCGATGCCGACAAGCCGGCCGCCGACCAGAATCAAAAGGAAGGCGAAATGTTCCTTGCCGAAAACGGCAAACGGCCCGGCGTCGTTACGACCGCCAGCGGTCTGCAATACGAAGTGATCACCGAAGGCACCGGCGATCGCCCGACCGCGGAATCCTACGTCACCGTCCACTACCGCGGGACGCTGATCGACGGCAAGGAGTTCGACTCTTCCTACAAGCGCGGCGAGCCAACCTCGTTCCCCCTCAGCGGCGTCATTGCCGGCTGGACGGAAGGCCTCCAGTTGATGAAGGTGGGGTCAAAGTATAAATTCTTCATTCCGCCCAACCTCGCCTACGGACCGCGTGGAGCCGGATCGGACATCGGCCCGAATGCGACGCTGATCTTCGAAGTCGAGTTGATCGGGTTGCAGAAGTAA
- a CDS encoding lysophospholipid acyltransferase family protein, whose amino-acid sequence MTPFRERTEEALLLAFAFVLRWLPLEWARGLAGAVAFLGSQILNIRKGVALDNLTHAFPDMPEREAVRIYRKVWRHFLEVGAEMARLPRLSRASLDRYIDMTSAQVLQDALKQGKGVIFAAGHLGNWEWLGAGASLLGLPITYVVTTQANRRVEEWMDRMRRTAGVEIIPRREAVRGVLSALKRNRVVAMLCDQDAGDAGVFVPFFGRPASTPRGPALFHLKTGAPVVFGAALRKGRRYQAHFENLSLPPSTGDRETDEYALMAAITARLEAEVRRHPDQYLWLHRRWKTKVGSNRE is encoded by the coding sequence ATGACCCCCTTTCGTGAACGGACAGAGGAAGCGCTGCTCCTGGCTTTTGCCTTCGTTCTGCGCTGGCTTCCGCTCGAATGGGCTCGCGGGCTGGCCGGAGCGGTGGCTTTCTTAGGCTCGCAGATACTGAACATTCGCAAAGGTGTGGCGCTCGATAATCTAACTCACGCCTTCCCCGACATGCCGGAGCGTGAGGCGGTGCGCATCTATCGTAAGGTCTGGCGGCATTTCCTCGAGGTGGGAGCAGAGATGGCGCGTCTTCCGCGCTTGAGCCGGGCGAGCCTCGATCGCTACATCGATATGACATCCGCCCAAGTCCTGCAGGATGCTCTGAAACAAGGGAAAGGAGTGATCTTCGCAGCCGGACATCTGGGGAACTGGGAATGGCTCGGCGCCGGCGCGTCGCTGCTGGGTCTGCCGATCACTTATGTCGTTACGACTCAAGCCAACCGGCGGGTTGAGGAATGGATGGACCGGATGCGCAGAACGGCCGGTGTCGAGATCATCCCCCGCCGCGAGGCCGTCCGAGGCGTGCTTTCAGCCTTGAAGCGCAACCGTGTCGTCGCAATGTTATGCGATCAGGACGCCGGCGACGCCGGGGTCTTCGTTCCGTTCTTTGGGCGTCCCGCTTCGACGCCGCGCGGCCCGGCGCTCTTTCACCTCAAGACCGGCGCTCCGGTGGTATTCGGTGCTGCGCTGCGCAAGGGCCGACGCTACCAGGCACACTTTGAGAACCTCTCCCTGCCGCCTTCCACCGGAGACCGTGAGACCGACGAATATGCCCTAATGGCCGCGATCACTGCTCGCCTTGAAGCGGAAGTGCGCCGCCACCCGGATCAGTATCTCTGGCTCCATAGACGGTGGAAGACTAAGGTCGGGAGCAATCGGGAATAA
- the rnhA gene encoding ribonuclease HI, producing MILLNDGPNHPSGRPPTVVTIYTDGACSGNPGPGGWAAILLSGVHRKEITGYEASTTNNRMELTAAIRALEALKRSSVVEVYSDSSYLVRGMTEWLPGWIRKQWRLSTGGAVENRDLWERLQTLAAKHRIEWHWVRGHAADPLNREVDRLARTAIPK from the coding sequence ATGATTTTGTTGAATGACGGTCCAAACCACCCATCGGGACGCCCGCCAACGGTCGTAACGATTTACACCGATGGCGCCTGCAGCGGCAATCCGGGACCGGGCGGATGGGCGGCGATTCTGCTCTCCGGCGTCCATCGCAAGGAGATTACAGGTTACGAAGCCTCGACGACCAACAACCGGATGGAGTTGACCGCTGCGATCCGGGCGCTCGAAGCCTTGAAGCGTTCCTCAGTCGTTGAGGTCTATTCCGACTCCTCCTATTTGGTGCGGGGGATGACCGAGTGGCTGCCGGGATGGATCAGGAAGCAGTGGCGGCTATCGACCGGCGGGGCGGTCGAAAACCGGGACCTTTGGGAACGACTGCAAACACTTGCCGCGAAGCACCGGATCGAGTGGCACTGGGTGCGTGGGCATGCAGCCGATCCGCTCAACCGCGAGGTTGACCGCCTGGCGCGAACGGCGATTCCGAAATAA
- a CDS encoding HAMP domain-containing histidine kinase gives MIIPYRYIGSFKGAMFAAAVAIVLGVLYYTDRMVNDLRESSRRYLTLKVERFKSLFTAGDDAALNAYLSEMATKDFPLIVADGQGLPMSWSGVPELEALPYDAARLRAADYQREWLSAGNQPVEIAIPEFNLTFYFCYGDTPQIIRLRLLPYIEVALVGGLILIGYIGFVSIKKGEERSVWVGMARETAHQLGTPLTSLYGWVELLGERGGDPAMKEEMARDLERLRTVAERFNQIGSSAPLTRTALKPVVESAANYIRRRLPETAGNQVAITVEVPADLQAAVNPMLFEWVIENLVKNGAEAMKGRSGALKVIGSKPGRRVAIDVSDEGVGLPRRLHREIFRPGYTTKPRGWGLGLSLSRRIIEDFHRGRIFVAESAPDRGTTIRVLISG, from the coding sequence ATGATCATCCCCTATCGCTATATTGGCAGTTTCAAGGGGGCGATGTTCGCAGCGGCGGTCGCGATCGTTCTCGGCGTCCTCTACTACACCGACCGGATGGTGAACGATCTTCGCGAGTCGTCGCGCCGTTACCTGACGCTTAAGGTCGAGCGGTTCAAGTCCCTCTTCACCGCCGGTGATGACGCTGCGCTAAACGCCTATCTCTCCGAAATGGCGACCAAGGACTTCCCGCTCATCGTCGCCGACGGGCAGGGACTGCCGATGTCCTGGTCCGGAGTGCCGGAACTCGAAGCCCTTCCTTATGATGCCGCAAGACTGCGGGCAGCGGACTACCAGCGCGAATGGCTAAGTGCCGGTAATCAACCGGTCGAAATCGCCATTCCGGAATTCAATCTTACCTTCTACTTCTGCTACGGCGACACACCCCAGATCATACGGCTGCGACTGCTCCCCTATATCGAGGTGGCACTGGTCGGAGGCTTGATCCTCATCGGCTACATTGGATTCGTCAGCATCAAGAAGGGTGAAGAGCGGTCGGTGTGGGTCGGTATGGCGCGCGAAACGGCACACCAGTTGGGGACGCCGCTCACCTCGCTTTACGGCTGGGTTGAACTGCTCGGCGAACGGGGCGGCGATCCGGCAATGAAGGAAGAAATGGCGCGCGATCTGGAGCGGCTTCGGACCGTTGCCGAGCGGTTCAACCAGATCGGCTCTTCCGCGCCGCTCACAAGGACGGCACTGAAGCCGGTGGTTGAATCGGCAGCAAACTACATCCGCCGCCGTCTGCCCGAGACCGCCGGCAATCAGGTTGCCATAACCGTCGAAGTTCCGGCTGACCTTCAGGCTGCGGTCAACCCGATGCTCTTCGAATGGGTTATTGAGAATCTGGTCAAGAACGGTGCCGAGGCGATGAAAGGCCGCTCGGGGGCGCTAAAGGTGATCGGATCGAAGCCGGGTCGAAGGGTCGCGATCGACGTGAGCGATGAAGGCGTCGGGTTGCCGCGACGCCTTCATCGGGAAATTTTCCGTCCGGGCTACACTACCAAGCCGCGGGGGTGGGGATTGGGGCTTTCACTATCGAGGCGGATCATCGAGGACTTTCACCGCGGGCGCATTTTCGTCGCCGAGTCGGCGCCCGATCGGGGCACGACGATTCGGGTGCTGATTAGTGGGTAG
- a CDS encoding MFS transporter: MSIIGRLIRFRPRHYLQEAGAITTAPEVPVAGQRAESPSHLTRYMTYAALMGAVPGLLGFGEVIARKSLGASALEVTALTMIAPLGAASSLWWARLMQGRSQGKFILLFGSLGALSVASGMFLSGVGHLLAIWLLYHLFIQALFGQAENRVLQQHTDPRRTGRVYGLAQSLAMGIAGILAFGAGIYMDRVDTGYRHIFLPMALILFGAVYLLGTIPTRRASGDRVELGGRLAYRPVAQMIELLTKRPDFLRFETAFMLYGIAFMMILPVVPLYLVDDLELTYRQIGTAQGAVMKTAMILAIPVCGRFFDRSTPHRMGTLTFWLLATYPLLLLSALLFTGTLRLMAIHTAFAVFGIAMSGVVVLWNLSSIRFSGGEDSNIYQSVHVAATSIRGSFAPLLGLASMSLFGRPVTLAISSALWMLAGLMMIWMRRLDLKRGDYRTLRAQMHPVH; encoded by the coding sequence ATGTCCATCATCGGTCGCTTGATCCGCTTCCGGCCCCGTCACTACCTTCAGGAGGCGGGCGCCATCACCACCGCTCCGGAAGTGCCTGTCGCGGGTCAGAGAGCCGAGTCACCCTCGCACCTTACGCGGTATATGACCTATGCCGCACTGATGGGGGCGGTTCCCGGTCTGCTCGGATTCGGAGAAGTGATCGCCCGTAAGTCGCTCGGAGCCTCGGCCCTTGAGGTAACCGCGCTGACCATGATCGCCCCGCTCGGCGCTGCCTCGTCGCTCTGGTGGGCGAGGTTGATGCAAGGCCGTAGTCAGGGGAAGTTCATCCTCCTCTTCGGCAGTCTGGGCGCGCTTTCGGTGGCGAGCGGGATGTTTCTCTCCGGGGTCGGACACCTGCTGGCTATCTGGCTGCTCTATCATCTTTTCATTCAAGCGCTCTTCGGGCAGGCGGAGAACCGGGTCTTGCAGCAGCATACCGATCCCCGGCGCACCGGGCGGGTCTATGGCCTGGCACAGTCGCTGGCGATGGGCATCGCGGGGATTCTGGCTTTCGGAGCCGGCATCTACATGGACCGTGTCGATACCGGTTATCGCCATATCTTCCTCCCCATGGCGCTTATCCTCTTTGGCGCAGTCTATCTTTTGGGGACGATACCGACTCGGCGGGCATCCGGCGACCGGGTCGAACTGGGCGGCCGTCTCGCTTACCGACCGGTAGCCCAGATGATCGAACTGCTGACGAAGCGCCCCGACTTCCTCCGCTTCGAGACCGCTTTCATGCTCTACGGCATCGCCTTCATGATGATCCTGCCGGTGGTGCCGCTCTATCTTGTTGACGACCTCGAGTTAACCTATCGTCAGATCGGCACTGCCCAGGGCGCGGTGATGAAGACCGCAATGATCCTGGCTATTCCGGTCTGCGGACGGTTCTTCGACCGTTCGACGCCGCACCGGATGGGGACATTGACCTTCTGGCTGCTCGCGACCTATCCGCTGCTGCTGCTGTCCGCGCTGCTCTTCACCGGCACCCTACGGCTGATGGCCATTCATACGGCGTTCGCCGTTTTCGGTATCGCGATGAGCGGCGTCGTGGTGCTATGGAATCTTTCGTCTATCCGCTTTTCCGGCGGTGAGGACTCGAACATCTATCAGTCGGTGCATGTGGCTGCGACGAGCATCAGGGGCTCGTTTGCGCCGCTCCTGGGACTGGCCTCCATGAGCCTCTTCGGACGCCCGGTGACGCTGGCTATCAGCAGCGCCCTCTGGATGCTGGCCGGACTGATGATGATCTGGATGCGTCGCCTTGACTTGAAACGTGGCGATTACCGGACACTGCGCGCCCAAATGCACCCGGTTCACTGA
- the trxA gene encoding thioredoxin: MSREITLSDADFDTTIDAAQLPVLVDFWAPWCGPCRFIAPILEQIADEKADQLKIGKLNVDDNPQVAMRYGIQGIPTMILFKGGKPVERIVGALPKEHLMRALAPHL, translated from the coding sequence ATGTCTCGTGAGATTACCCTGAGCGACGCCGATTTCGACACCACGATCGATGCTGCTCAACTGCCCGTTCTGGTCGATTTCTGGGCCCCTTGGTGCGGCCCCTGCCGGTTCATTGCGCCGATCCTCGAACAGATCGCGGATGAGAAAGCCGACCAACTGAAGATCGGCAAACTGAACGTCGATGACAATCCCCAGGTTGCCATGCGCTACGGCATCCAGGGCATCCCGACGATGATCCTGTTCAAAGGCGGGAAGCCGGTCGAGCGGATCGTCGGAGCGCTGCCGAAGGAGCATCTGATGCGCGCCCTTGCTCCGCACCTGTAA